The nucleotide window TCTGAGATAAGAGGCATCAGCAATTCAGAAGGAGAATTTGTCTCTGCATGGCTGGCTTTTAACGCTTTTCTGACAAAAACTATTTTTAGCTGAATTTGCATATTTACCAGCAGGCAGGACACTACTGTGTGAGGGGCTTTCCTTTCTACACATGGCACTGTtaagcaagaaaacaaacatcaggggaaaaaaatagttgaaCAGGAGCTGCCAACAGAGACAGACCACGGAGGAACTAACAGGTTTAAAGATCAAAGCCGCTGAGCTCTTCCCAGACGCTGCAGAAAGCTTCCTTGGGGCAGATGTACTCTCATCCCCAGTGAAGTACCTCAGGACAGACAGCTGCCCCCTCTTCCAGCCAGACCCCAGGTGCAGGCTACTCCCCTCCATCCAGCAAGACCCCAGGGGGTGGCAGGCTGCTAGGCTGCTCCCCTCCTTCCAGCgagagccggggggggggggggggggggggggggggggggcaggctGCTCTCTTCCTTCCAGTGAGACCCCAGGGGGGTGTGCAGGCTACTCCTCTCCTTCCAGCGAGGCCCCAAAGAGTTGCAGACTGCTCCCCTCTTTCCAGCAAGACCCCAAAAGCAGGTTGCTCCTCTCCTTCCAGTGAGACCCCAGTGGGGTGCaagctgctcctctcctcccagtgAGACACCAGGGGGTGCAGGCTGCTCTTCTCCTCCCAGTGAGACACCAGAGGGATGCAGGCTTCTCCACTCCTTCCAGCGAGACCCCAGGGAGCAGGTGCCCCCATTCAAGGGAGACCCTAGGCGGGTGCAgactgcttccttccttccatggAGACCCCAGGGGCCGTGTAGGCTGTTCCCCTCTTCTCAGGGAGATCCCAGGGGGATGCAGGCTGCCCCCCTCCTTCCAGCGAGACCCCAGGAGCAGTGAAGGCTGTTCCCCTCTCACCAGCGACACCCTAGGACCAGgctgcttccctcctcccagcgAAACCTCACGGGGATGCAGGCTACTCCCCTCCTTCCAGCCAGACCCTGGGGCCAGACTGCTCCTCTCCCCCGGGAGCCCCTCGGGGCAGAACGCCTCCAGTTCCAAGGAAACCCCTGGCCCTACCTGCGCTCCCGGGGCGCTCCTGGCCATCCCAGTCCCGGCCGGAGCCCATGCagggcggggccgggccgggccgagCCCCTCTCGCCGCGCCGCTCGCAGCAGCTCCCTCTCCCCCAGGGTGGTGCCGTCGCGCCGCTCTGCGACGTCATCGGTGTGCGTCGGATCGTGGCGTCATCGGAGTGCGCCGCGCACATGCGTCTTGCGCGCCGGGCGACGGCGATGAGGAGGCCGAACGTGCTGCTCAccggtgcgggggggggggcggggcgcTGTCGgtgtccgtccgtccgtccgtccgtccgtccgtccgtccgtccgtgtgtgtgtgtgtgtaggacTGTGTGTCTGTAGGACTGTGTGTCTGTGACTGTGTGTCTCTGTTTGTGTCatctgtttgtgtttctgtctgtctgtgtctgagtgtctggggcggggggggaggtCTGCaggtctgtctgtgtgtctgcctGTGTGCCTGGGAGGAAGGGTGTCGTTCTGTCTGCTTGTCTGTGTCTCTACGTGTCTGTGTCTCTGCCTgcctctgtgtctgtgtgtctgtgtgcctgGGAGGAGGAGTGTGAGTCTGTGTGTCCGTGTcaggctctgtgtgtgtgtctgtgtgtttctgtttgtctttgtgAGTCTGTCTGAGGGGGTGTTggtctgtgtgtgtttctgtgtgtgtctgtgcatgtgtgagTCTGTGTGTGTCACTGTACCTGTGCATCTGTGTCTATGGATCTGTGTATCTGTGGGTGTGTATGTGTCTCTGTTtctgcatgtgtctgtgtggaTGTTTGtggatgtgtgtgtttgtgtgtcccTTTCTGTCTGgacatgtgtgtctgtgtctatgtgtctctgtctgtctgcctgtgtctgtctgtgtgtatgtgcacacatgcgtgtgtgcgtgcatgtgtgCCAGGGCGCtgtggagcagagccagggctgctcCACACTGACACTGGAGACTCCTCCCTGTTTCTTAGGGCTTTTAAATGCAGCACGTTTGTCCCAGTTAGACTAGAACTGCTGCACAAAGTGAGCGTTTTCTTCAcagtttggcttttttaaatCTCTAGACATtacttcagtttgtttttccttctcacacAGCTTTTTGGCCTctttttctggcaaaaaaaaaaagcagactgatTGCATTTTGATTCCTGAGTTGAAGAGGACTCATGTGCTGTTCTCTTGGCGTGTTACATGGGTTTTTGTCTTCAGGTACTCCAGGTGTTGGAAAAACCACACTCGGAAAAGAACTTGCATCAAGAGCTGGATGACCTATATTAATGTGGGTGACATGGCCAAAGAAGGTAGGCTGTGTTCACAAAGGAATTCACcatctttgctttgtttaacTATGTGCTTGTTGTGCAAGTACAACATATtaagagaaaatgcaattaaGTGGCCTTAATGGGCTTATCTTTGGTGGTGTGAGTTAAAAAAGCATTCCTGTAACAGCAGCATATGCTGGATGAAGTAATACATAACATAAGTATGATTTTATACGGATTTGTAAACAAAGTGTTCTTTTGCTCTGCACGCTATGATTTTGTTTGCATGCTCCTCAGATAAATATAACAGTATGAATAATCTTAACTGCTGGTACTTCACAAACGTCACAGATTATTTTTGCTGCAGGAGAACTGTATGAAGGTTTTGATGAGGAATACGATTGTCCAGTTTTGGATGAGGACAGGGTAGGTCCAACTTCAAAACCCAGTGTTTTTGTGGCTTGACTCTGTCCAATTTCAAATAAACTTGCctgtttatgtttcttttttaggtTATTGATGAACTAGAAGATAAAATGAGTGAGGGTGGAGTTATTGTCGATTATCACGGCTGCGATTTTTTCCCTGAACGGTGGTTTCATATAGTGTTCGTACTCCGTACAGAAAATTCATTTCTATATGACAGACTGGAAAGCAGGTGCGTCAGTGGAGTGAATAAGGAGTAAAGTATGGCTCTATGACTCCATCAGAGACTTTTCTAGAGTGTAAATTACCAATTCCCTATAAAATACTTTGTCATTCTGTGCATAAATAAGgtgttgcttggttttgttcttgttttctagGGGCTACAAAGGGAAAAAGCTGCAAGACAACATTCAGTGTGAGATCTTTCAAACGCTTTACGAGGAAGCTCTGTCGTCGTACAGGGAGGAAATTGTACACCAGCTACCCAGCAACACACCAGAAGACCTAGAGAGAAACTTGGATCAGATTATGCAATGGATTGAGCAATGGATGAAGGACAACAACTGACATTTGGTGGGCAAAATAACTGCTGGATAACTTCCTGGCAGCGTTTAATAAATGATTACATGGAACTTTGGGAATCACAACGTGAGAGGACATCAGTTGTGTCTGCACTGGTGTGGAATATTAAGcaataacttttctttctcctttttccctcaTATTCTCCATCACCCATCCCAGTCATGGAACATGTATCACTGTACGTTTATCAGAAAGTGTATCATTTGGCAGGATAACAAACCTGCCATGATCCAAAACACGGTTACTCTTAAAACACTGTCAGCCGTCTGTTCTAATGGCTTGTGAAGCCGGGATCCCCAGAGAATGTGGCTATGAAAAGTGGAAATAATCATTCTTCTCTAAAACAGTGGCTTGTAAAgccttgcaaaagaaaataaactttttataGGCCTGAATTCATATCGTAAAACTATTTGCCTGAAAATTGCAGTGGTAAAGGGTATTGGAGTTACATATTTAAGattcttttcataaaatcatagactggtttggggcagaaggggccttaaagatcatggaatcatagaatagtttgagttggaaggggccttaaagcccatccagttccaacccccctgccatgggcagggacacctcccactagatcaggctgcccaagtccccatccagcctggccttgaacacttctaggaaTGAGGCagtcacagctttcctgggcaacctgtgccagtatctcaccactctcatcatgaagaaattcttctttatgtctagtctaaatttacccctctccagtttatacccatttccccttgtACTATTACCACaaccctttgtgaacagtctgtccccagttttcttgtagcccctttcagtactggaactggatgatctttaaggtcccttccaacccaaagtattctatgacCCTATGATCTTCAATAAAAAAGCCAgtcatgtcctgggctgcatccaaaatAGTTGGGACCAGCAGCGCAAGAgtggtgattctgcccctctacttcACTCTCATGAAACtagaatattgtgtccagttctggaatcctcacgaaggagatggagctgttggaatgggtccagaggagggctacaaagatgatcagagagctggagcacctcctatacgagaacaggctgagagagttggggctgttcagcctgga belongs to Cuculus canorus isolate bCucCan1 chromosome Z, bCucCan1.pri, whole genome shotgun sequence and includes:
- the AK6 gene encoding LOW QUALITY PROTEIN: adenylate kinase isoenzyme 6 (The sequence of the model RefSeq protein was modified relative to this genomic sequence to represent the inferred CDS: inserted 1 base in 1 codon), coding for MRRPNVLLTGTPGVGKTTLGKELASRAGXTYINVGDMAKEGELYEGFDEEYDCPVLDEDRVIDELEDKMSEGGVIVDYHGCDFFPERWFHIVFVLRTENSFLYDRLESRGYKGKKLQDNIQCEIFQTLYEEALSSYREEIVHQLPSNTPEDLERNLDQIMQWIEQWMKDNN